From Cyprinus carpio isolate SPL01 chromosome A18, ASM1834038v1, whole genome shotgun sequence:
TTGCTGGATTCATGTTTTATAGTGTCGGACTCGGAAAAAACGCGCGCTGAGGAAGagatttattctgtttattttgcgCTGAAATTAAGATATCGACTTTCATCAGCTTTGGCAAAGCATTTTAAGCTCAGCAGAAAATCACCCAACTATTACTCAACTGCCTGCaggcttttttattaaaaacaaacaggtTATCACACAGAAAGTTATGAAATATGTACAGAGAGCCCCCCAAAAGGGAACAAACTTTACAACTAGAAAAAGTCTGAAGGTCATTGAATTACATAAAACATCAAACCTAATggaatttattttcaagaaataGCACAAGCAAAGAGTTTTGCACAAATAAGTTTTGATCATATATGGCATAAAATCTCATtttagcatatttcataaattgcTTCACTCTTCAATTTGgtcatttcatctgaatatcaACATTTGTGCGATTTAGTCACTAAGTTTTGATGTTAATTTAgcttatattttgaaattttgggacacaataatgtttttagatttgtggaggaaaaaaaaaatttgaagtgAAAATTGAAAATTAGATCATGGGGTAAGAATTAGATCAtggggtaagattttttaagaTTATTCAAAAGTTATATCTGCATTTCAGAAGGCTACATAGTCTACATTATTCATATAAACCTATAGgctaattcaattaaattaaatttgatttcaaaGTGTTATGACATATTTTCAGTTAATAACACTATATGATGCATCGTCATCCTAAAATacctttatataataaatatagttacaattttaaatgtaacagtaaaaataagaagtaaatgcacattgttttccctctttattgtatataataatagtGGACCATGTTAAGTTAATGTAATGAACTACTACAGCTGTgtgaactgacttcatacatccactaaagcaatgaaattcatttttaagtgtGTCTTAAGTTCTTGAATACTTGTGGGGCCACCGTATAACCAGAGAGATCAGAAACAGCTACGACTTCTCTCAGAGCAGAAACATGATGCACTCTGTATCAGATCATGATAAATCGGACACAGTGGACAGAGAAAAGGAGACAGAACTGGTTAATCTCACACAACACATCGTTTGGGCATGAACTGTTCACCTGGGATAGTGAGTGCAAATGGAGAGGGGAAGGAAGAGGGAAGTTTTGCATTTCATTGAAACATTTCTCACACAATTAATCTCATCCTCAAAGTGTTCAGCGTCAAAATCAACTGTGCTGAAAATGTGTTGAAGCTAACTTATAGGTCATGCAACTATTAACGTGTCTACCGTCTGACTGTGTATTCTCCTTTATACAGCACTGACAGTGGAGCAGAAACATGGTCTTCATGGCTGTTTTATTGGATGTGTATAAAAACAGAAGCAGCTGTGTCAGGCAGAGGGAGAGAGCGTCTGAAGGCTGCTCTTCACGGTAGCCAGATTCTGTTTCCAGGAGCACAGTGTGTCATGCAGCTGCTGCCACTGCTGCTTGCCAAAAGTGCGGTGTGTGCTGTGGCTACAGGAAGTGAGACAGAAGCCGATCACGTCAGTATGGGCAGGTTTTCAAACACAACCCTTACTACTACTCTGTTGCTTACTAACTTAGTGTATTTGTGCGTTTTCAATTTGTCTGAAATTAGGAAAAGACTTACCTCACTACAACCTTCCGCTGTGTCTGGTCGATCTTGCAATAAACCATTTTGGTCCGAACAGCTAGAAATTTACAGGAAAACACAATAAGTATGTGTTGTTGTACAAGAACATGgacacaatgctttttttttttaaacatttaatttacataaacagcTGAGTTTAGGTTTAAGGTTATACTCTATTGTACCAGTCAGGGAAACTTGACTCAGAACACAGCAGCCGAATACATATATTACCACATACAGACATAACATGGAATGACAAAAcagtcacatttaaaattatatacagtttaAATAGTCTGCAAAGCGAGTGCAGAGCAGTACCGTCAATGACGAAGGCCTCCACATCTTCAGCACCGATCTGCAGCTCCTGCTGCATGGTGTCGAACGAGATCTCCTTCATCTCTACTGCCATGCCCATGAACGTCAACAGCCGCATTTTTGCCATGTTCTGTTCATGAGACAAACCTAAAAACAcaacatgaaacattaaatttCATCTTCAAAGCAACATTATGCCACTGGACTGTGCTTTAAACAAGTCACATAATGACACTGCATATAGCCTatgaaaaaattgaaataaattatatatatatatatatatatatatatatatatatatatatatatatatatatatatatatatatatatatatatatatatttttgcaatgtgctactgtaaaatatatcaaagcatattaaaaaatatattttttaagtatactttgatatattttacagtaggtaattgcaaaaaaaatttttttttttttttacagtagcacattggatttttttattttaaaaccttttgatatattaataatttttttacttttttaatatattgcaaaaaattacattcctttgcattttaaataacaaatgaaattaaactatatatttaaatattcataaaaataagccTATTTTATAGACACTGACTTCAGGCAATTaatagtctttttttaaataatcaatattttattattatcattcacaAAGCTTctgatggagagaaaaaaagggaaaaatatgctgaaaattgagcaatcactgttgcactctattaaGATGTTATTGGATGTAGGTGACGATGATGCTGACGTAGACGGTTAATATTCAGTTTCACCCTCTCAACAGAAAACCtgtttatgttaattaaaaaataatcaaaatgagaAGGTCAGTGAGCCGTTTCCTTTAGGGTTCAGAGGGAGGCGCAGCGGCTGAAGAGCTCACTGTTAGATCAACACTAACTAGTCTGAATTGGCTGTCGCTGGTCAATGGCAGGGAGGATCCTGCTCTAATTAACGTTTGctttttaaaagaaccaaaactgCTGAAACCCGAATTCCACCGGCCCAGAGACACCACAGATAACAGACATGCGTGTGAGCCTGTGCTCAACACTccagtgcatttaaaaacaaaaaaagatgagCAGCAATTCACAGAAGACAAGCAACatcttattaaatgttattttaaatatgaagcaACACTCAAAGCTAATTAACAGCAGCTTTAAATTATACTAGATAAACCACAGTACAAAATAAATGCCCTTTTctttaacacaaattaaaaaatggttgaaatagaacaaaataaaactatacaagtacaaatgttacaaaatataaaatattaataaataatttatatgctTGTTTGGTGTTTTAACAAATAATGCCAGCTTCCTTGGCTGTTTGAACAAGTTGAAACAGaataaaagagcaatttaaaaacctatatataaataatatatatttttatatacctatatataaaactttattaatatGTGTTTGATTTATAATAGAATTTCCTAAGAGAACGTAAAccagcacaaaaataaaataagtttaagacaTACAGGACTCAAAAGAGCATAATGGTAGATCTTCATTGGATATTAAGAACTTGTGTGTATAagcatataaatgtgtttttatattatatatatatatatatatatatatatatatatattatatatatatatatattttttttttattaaaaaaaacttaatattcttaattcatacagtattttaaggtatataaattattataaaagtggttcaattaattaaatctagacattgtgtgtgtactttgcatttttgtttactAGAGTGTCAAGGTCATGACTGAATCATGTAAAGACGTTCAGACTGTACTCACCGAGAGACTCAATGAAGTCTTTGTTGCTCTGGTAAAACTTGACATAAGCTACAAGCTTTGCACTGACAAAGATAGTCAGGAGCTGGAAAGAGAAAGAGGCGTTTTAGTCAGAGAATTTCTGACTGTTTTCGTTTACATGATATAATTTCTTACATCGTGGATGAGTTCTCCCTCCAGGAAACGCACTGGTTTCAAAGCCAGGAGATGGTCGAACAGATAGCTGTTTGGGTCTTTCAGGGCACGGACGATGCACCTGGGAAAGCAGAGCGTGTGTGTAAATCACTGAGAAAGACAACAGGAGATCAAAACTGAGAGAACCGTCATACCTGTGCGCATCCACTCGGGCTTGTGAAGCATTGTCCTCTGTGTAACTGCCCAGTAACTCAACCATCACTTTGGCTGCAGCTTCACTGAAAGACAACAGTGTAAAGGTCAAATAAGCAAAAACCACAAGCCCTGGACACAGCTGACCTAAAATCCAAAGGGGTAGGTACCTCTTCTTACAGTCGACCAACGCTTCATACACCAGACGGAGCAAAGTGTGTTTCTTCTCTGTATCTAGATTCCAGTCTGTGATCCACTTGCGCACCTGCACAGAACACAAACACCATTCATACTGGGAATTGTTTCCTAATTACATAAACACGAAGAGAAACAAAAAGCTTGAGGGTTCAAGCTAATGTTGGCTATTCAGGTTTATCTCACAAAGAAATGTTCAGATCATAATAAGCATATCGAAAAAGAACAGATACATGGGTCTTGGTTCTATggatcagttgttgattggagcTTGAGATGTGTGCGTGGCAGATGAACGTGAGCTCAAAGTGGGGGCTTCAAGTAATTCAAGATTGCACaaatcaccagagagaagtctgacattttcacagaattaaacattacaagattgataaataaaaaataaacatatgcacagataaaatgtttacaataagATCTAAAAACATTCATTTGGAAAAAGCCTACTTAAGAAAATGAAACCTAGgatttatttaatatgcatattattaaaatacattcccaccacaaattctcattactgtaatttcCTCATGTACTCTGGAATAAAAATGCACTCATTCTGTTTACTGTAATACAGTTACACACATCAGGAcacaacgtttttttttaaatccctagcAAATGCAGTTTAAAGATGCATTTAGTATACGGTGcactttaaatatgcattttttacattacaatagGCTACTAACTGGAGAAAGGGGCTTAACTTTTCACTCTTTGTTAACTATGAGGTGAAGTATGAGCTGGACATTTCTTGGTTGTTTTTGTGAGACTCATTCAAAGATGCATATTAAAAGCAGGAAAGGAAAGACAGCGATTATTTCTGACATCACACTGATGTCTGTACCTGGTCCAGGTCTGTAGGTATGAACGAAATGGCATTGCAGGTGGCCGCCACTTTAATCAGACTGCAGTACACAGTGTGTCTCACCGGTGTGTTCTCATCCATACCATGGAACAGATTGCTCAAGCTAAAATGAAGAGTTTaattaaaacaactaaacaagGCTAGAACAAGAGACAACACAGTGAAAGCACTCACAGCTGCATCCGGAGCGAAGGCCGTTCACCCTCACGAAACTTCACCAGCTTCTCACATAGACTGTCAATGAGAGCTTCCTGTTTCTCCGTCTCCAGGATCAGCAACAGCGAGACGATGCTGTTCATCACACTCTCCACATCTGCAGAGGAACACAAGAGCGCTTGAAAACCTTCACACGATACATACACTGCTGGgaccagtaagatttttaatgtgttttaaagacgtctctt
This genomic window contains:
- the eif3m gene encoding eukaryotic translation initiation factor 3 subunit M — encoded protein: MSVPAFIDITEEDQASELRAYLKSKGAEISEENSEGGLHVDLAQIIEACDVCLKDDDKDVESVMNSIVSLLLILETEKQEALIDSLCEKLVKFREGERPSLRMQLLSNLFHGMDENTPVRHTVYCSLIKVAATCNAISFIPTDLDQVRKWITDWNLDTEKKHTLLRLVYEALVDCKKSEAAAKVMVELLGSYTEDNASQARVDAHRCIVRALKDPNSYLFDHLLALKPVRFLEGELIHDLLTIFVSAKLVAYVKFYQSNKDFIESLGLSHEQNMAKMRLLTFMGMAVEMKEISFDTMQQELQIGAEDVEAFVIDAVRTKMVYCKIDQTQRKVVVSHSTHRTFGKQQWQQLHDTLCSWKQNLATVKSSLQTLSPSA